A genomic stretch from Priestia filamentosa includes:
- a CDS encoding DUF5392 family protein, translating to MNVRELEAILDKFNSFPEFTEEENKKYQDEISQLRENDADIVKDKKKYERLGKTGWIALPITIAAQPILFSFNSPSWVSFIPWIVLCFSLACTVEVFRKVREGKKKRKQYILNRIKNSNILNENRKENFLKFIEDKKEDPLFEFSRFIMEEITKERLDK from the coding sequence ATGAACGTAAGAGAGTTGGAAGCGATACTTGATAAGTTTAATTCCTTTCCCGAATTCACAGAAGAGGAAAATAAGAAGTATCAGGATGAAATTAGTCAACTTCGAGAGAATGACGCTGATATAGTTAAGGATAAAAAGAAATATGAGCGACTTGGGAAAACTGGATGGATAGCGCTTCCTATCACTATAGCAGCACAACCTATACTATTTTCATTTAATTCACCATCATGGGTTTCCTTTATACCTTGGATAGTACTTTGTTTTTCCCTAGCTTGCACAGTTGAAGTATTTCGTAAGGTGAGAGAAGGAAAGAAAAAACGCAAACAATATATCTTGAATAGAATTAAGAATAGTAATATCTTAAATGAAAATCGCAAAGAAAATTTCTTGAAATTTATTGAGGATAAAAAGGAAGATCCTCTTTTTGAGTTTAGTCGTTTTATAATGGAAGAAATAACAAAGGAACGACTTGATAAATAA
- a CDS encoding VanZ family protein, translating to MKEFDTYIEAILKESKLSAIEQGELYLELHDHLTNLKKEYMEQGLTEEEAVQIAIKSFGEPNQLGHEIYKTELPFQKYIPFIFWGVFIPYAASIVWFFLINDRVLYFNGFDYAGATTDIQANFSTIKIIGIDYYLHSNLNLIPFKTIMMYVTNFDHYSSIHTWYSNTIGNVIPFIPFGFLAPLLFKRAAYFKTGFLLFITPILGIEIIQFLSLTGVFDIDDIILNMMGVCIGYLIWNLTKKVYVNKRENRTLKTV from the coding sequence ATGAAGGAATTTGATACATATATTGAAGCTATTCTTAAGGAATCAAAACTATCGGCTATTGAGCAGGGAGAATTGTATTTGGAATTACATGATCATTTAACAAATTTAAAAAAAGAATATATGGAGCAAGGATTAACTGAGGAAGAGGCCGTACAAATAGCCATAAAAAGCTTTGGAGAACCTAATCAGCTAGGTCACGAAATATATAAAACAGAACTACCCTTTCAAAAGTATATACCCTTTATTTTCTGGGGTGTTTTTATTCCCTATGCTGCAAGTATTGTCTGGTTTTTTCTAATTAATGATCGGGTTCTTTACTTCAACGGGTTTGATTATGCAGGCGCAACGACTGATATACAGGCTAACTTTTCTACTATAAAAATCATAGGTATTGATTATTACCTCCACTCTAATCTTAATCTTATTCCTTTTAAAACTATTATGATGTATGTAACAAACTTTGATCACTATAGTTCAATTCATACTTGGTATTCCAATACTATAGGAAATGTAATTCCTTTTATTCCATTTGGTTTTCTTGCTCCTTTACTCTTTAAGAGAGCTGCTTATTTTAAGACAGGTTTTCTTCTATTTATTACCCCTATTCTAGGTATTGAAATCATACAATTTCTTTCATTAACAGGGGTTTTTGATATTGACGATATTATTTTAAATATGATGGGTGTTTGTATAGGTTACTTGATTTGGAATTTAACCAAGAAAGTCTATGTAAACAAGAGGGAAAATCGCACTTTAAAGACAGTATAG
- the mutT gene encoding 8-oxo-dGTP diphosphatase MutT yields the protein MKKVVAAIIKYRDQILIAQRNSKDHLAGKWEFPGGKLEPGETPEECLVREIREELRIDVEIGSFYDDNVYGSKDQVIHLLFYWAAVMNGKVTAVVHDDIKWIAIKDLARFDFAPADIPIVKRLERENI from the coding sequence ATGAAAAAAGTTGTTGCGGCAATCATAAAATACAGAGATCAAATATTAATTGCTCAAAGAAATTCAAAAGATCATTTAGCAGGTAAGTGGGAGTTCCCTGGCGGCAAGTTGGAACCTGGTGAAACACCTGAGGAATGTCTAGTAAGGGAGATAAGAGAAGAGTTAAGAATAGATGTAGAAATTGGTTCTTTTTATGACGATAATGTATATGGCTCTAAAGATCAGGTTATTCATCTATTATTCTATTGGGCGGCGGTCATGAATGGTAAGGTCACAGCAGTTGTTCATGATGACATAAAATGGATCGCTATAAAAGATTTAGCAAGGTTTGATTTTGCTCCTGCTGATATTCCCATAGTAAAAAGACTGGAGAGAGAGAATATATGA
- a CDS encoding CBO0543 family protein, with product MKYSSYDEIEGIRRQLKEVGYQNWIQSDLFTWQWWLLLIAAIFPWITWGYLIKRENRLQVFAFAMLMGIISCVLDIIGTAMLWWEYPTKLIFTTPPLFPADLTVIPVMFSLAYYYGKTWTRYILYIIIVSFLFSYVIEPLFIWIDIYEQNKLPHWLSFFGFTLVSLVVRWILERMLLMRK from the coding sequence ATGAAATATTCTTCCTATGATGAAATAGAAGGTATCCGCAGGCAATTAAAAGAGGTTGGATATCAAAATTGGATTCAGAGTGACCTATTCACCTGGCAATGGTGGTTGCTACTTATAGCTGCTATTTTCCCCTGGATTACATGGGGTTATCTCATTAAAAGAGAAAATCGTCTACAGGTATTTGCATTTGCTATGTTGATGGGTATCATTTCCTGTGTTTTAGATATAATCGGGACGGCAATGTTGTGGTGGGAATACCCCACTAAATTAATTTTTACGACACCACCTTTATTTCCTGCTGACTTGACGGTCATCCCGGTTATGTTCAGTTTAGCTTATTACTATGGGAAGACCTGGACGAGATACATTCTATATATTATTATCGTTTCATTTTTATTTTCTTACGTTATTGAACCCCTGTTTATATGGATAGATATATATGAGCAAAATAAACTTCCTCACTGGCTTTCTTTTTTTGGTTTTACCTTGGTTTCTTTAGTAGTTAGATGGATTTTAGAAAGAATGTTGCTTATGAGAAAATAA
- a CDS encoding HNH endonuclease: protein MSFEHGLQPSEVLTNQELMNTFKCAMAGGMRFSHRTNALVLISDHTKSLYDDRWINNVFHYTGMGQVGNQSLDYSQNKKLYQSTHTNVTVYLFEVFTQNQYVFQGEVYLSGNPYQEEQLDRNNELRLVWVFPLSLKNEHNEIVIPTEFFESRERIQERKAKKLTQDELMKRASRASHKPGSRMVVTKGYERDVYVSEYAKRRANGMCQLCEEPAPFHTKKGDPYLETHHIEWLSKGGEDTIENTVALCPNCHRRMHSLNAKKDVEKLKVVASKS from the coding sequence ATGAGCTTCGAGCATGGATTACAACCCTCTGAGGTTTTAACAAATCAGGAACTAATGAATACATTTAAGTGTGCAATGGCAGGAGGAATGAGATTTTCACACCGTACCAATGCCTTAGTTCTCATTTCTGATCATACGAAGTCTTTGTATGATGATCGTTGGATTAACAATGTGTTTCACTATACAGGGATGGGGCAAGTAGGAAATCAAAGTTTAGATTATAGTCAAAACAAGAAGCTATATCAATCAACTCATACGAATGTGACTGTTTATTTATTTGAAGTATTTACGCAGAATCAATATGTTTTCCAAGGTGAGGTTTACTTGTCAGGTAATCCTTATCAGGAGGAACAACTCGACAGAAACAACGAGCTTCGACTTGTTTGGGTGTTTCCTTTAAGTTTAAAGAACGAACACAATGAGATAGTGATTCCAACAGAATTTTTTGAATCCAGAGAGAGGATTCAAGAGAGAAAAGCAAAAAAGCTGACACAAGACGAGTTAATGAAAAGAGCTTCACGTGCTTCTCATAAACCTGGTTCTCGAATGGTTGTTACGAAGGGATATGAAAGAGATGTGTATGTTTCAGAGTATGCCAAAAGAAGAGCAAATGGGATGTGTCAATTATGCGAAGAACCTGCTCCGTTTCATACTAAGAAGGGTGATCCCTATTTAGAAACCCATCACATTGAATGGTTATCTAAAGGTGGAGAAGATACGATTGAGAATACGGTTGCGTTGTGTCCTAACTGTCATCGCAGAATGCATTCTTTAAATGCAAAAAAGGATGTAGAAAAGTTAAAAGTAGTTGCATCTAAAAGCTAA
- a CDS encoding type II toxin-antitoxin system PemK/MazF family toxin, protein MLIYNYKKRLKDLRGISTGDIPKMHHDINIVKDTNSLLSELFNVIMAKDQKYGSRWLIGLERYVQDQKKSIERRFTRNLSRGHIIEVELFGHFNKELTFLHPAVVLYDNNRGQLLVAPISSTKYNDNDPLHIDVDSSDGLHHGSGICLEAIRGVDKNRVLYQYDYKGRKAKVRTEVLDKIDLTIMEYFLPTTFKQFKKLEDELDKERKKVIDLEEENEFLRKQLDKETVPFAE, encoded by the coding sequence TTGCTAATATATAACTATAAAAAGAGATTAAAAGATCTAAGAGGAATATCAACTGGTGATATTCCAAAAATGCATCATGATATAAACATAGTAAAAGACACTAATTCATTATTATCAGAATTATTTAATGTCATTATGGCAAAAGATCAAAAGTACGGAAGCCGTTGGCTAATCGGTCTTGAAAGATATGTGCAGGATCAAAAGAAAAGCATAGAACGTCGCTTCACAAGAAACTTGTCTAGAGGACATATAATTGAAGTGGAGCTTTTTGGGCACTTTAATAAGGAATTAACATTTTTACACCCTGCAGTAGTATTATATGATAATAACAGAGGGCAATTATTAGTAGCTCCTATCTCTTCTACTAAATATAATGATAATGACCCCTTACATATTGATGTAGATTCATCTGACGGACTTCATCATGGTAGTGGTATTTGTTTAGAGGCTATTCGTGGGGTGGATAAAAACAGGGTACTATATCAATATGACTATAAAGGTAGGAAGGCAAAGGTAAGAACAGAAGTATTAGACAAAATTGATTTGACAATTATGGAATATTTCTTACCTACTACCTTTAAACAGTTTAAAAAATTAGAAGATGAACTAGATAAAGAACGGAAAAAAGTTATTGATTTAGAAGAAGAAAATGAATTTTTAAGAAAACAATTGGATAAAGAGACAGTTCCTTTTGCAGAATAA
- a CDS encoding PadR family transcriptional regulator, producing the protein MDKELLKGSIDILLLSIISEHDTYGYEIIQKLKKESDDWYSMSQGTLYPALRRLEQREYIESYWCETDTGMKRKYYRIMTQGRSVLQQKLNAWDKITSLINTCRKGVRHEGI; encoded by the coding sequence ATGGATAAAGAGTTATTAAAAGGAAGTATAGATATTTTACTTCTTTCCATCATTTCAGAACATGATACTTACGGATATGAGATTATACAAAAACTAAAAAAGGAGAGTGACGACTGGTATTCTATGAGCCAAGGGACACTCTATCCAGCGCTAAGACGTTTAGAGCAAAGAGAATATATTGAATCTTATTGGTGTGAAACAGATACCGGAATGAAACGAAAATATTATCGCATTATGACACAAGGAAGATCTGTTTTACAACAAAAGTTAAATGCTTGGGATAAAATTACTTCCTTAATTAATACCTGCCGAAAAGGAGTGCGTCATGAAGGAATTTGA